Genomic segment of Apium graveolens cultivar Ventura chromosome 7, ASM990537v1, whole genome shotgun sequence:
CAATACTGATATAGGACACATGAACACGCTATGAAACGACACTAATAATTAGTGTTTGGATTCGAAAATTTAATATACgaacacgaaaatacacgaaTATGAAAAAACACGAATATAATTAGTGTCGGGTTTGGCTTTCCAATATAGGTACACGACACGGAACGCAAGTACAccgaataaataaatatataattttttaaaaatatatattttacatatacaTACTAAATACCAAATGTGAATTTTACCTattctaaatatatatatatataattataaatactaaaatatattttattgttgTTTGACTACGTGAGTGAGCATTTCACCATTTAGTTATCTATTGCatttattaacaattaatattttTAGTTTATAATTCGTGTACTTTAGTGTACTAAAGCAGGTAAACACGAATACATTAGTTCCGGATTAGTGTCACCAAATTGGTACACGAATGTAAATCCGGATCGGGTTCGGGTTTAAGATTTGGTACACGAAAACAGTAAAGTACACGAAATGTTTGTACAAGACACGCATCGTTGCCATGTCTAATCACATGTTAATTCTATTTCAAACAGCTTTCTGGACTAAATTTAATCACATAACAAATAGATCACACTCAACTAGATTCATGTTAACTAAATGTTCAATTACACTCTACTGATAAGGCTGTTAAAAGATTTAGATGATTATGAAATAAGCATGTCAGACTTTGATGGCAGTCTTTTGAAGAAATTGACAGGTACAGAAGGCATCTTGTTTCTGAACTTGGGATGGCGCAACCAGTACAGCCCGTGAAGCACTGCAATAACCTGGAAGGGAGTAAGGTAAAACAAGGTTGCCCACATTAGAGCAAATATAATGAAAATGGCTGTTGCTCTTGAATCCCTCCAGCTAAGTATTGCCAGAGCTCTCTCTGCTTGTGTAGCTAAATCTCCGAGTACTGTTTGAACTCTTCCTGCCACACTACGCATCCGATCATACCTCATCCTAATTAGGTCTGTAGGCCGAGAAGATGGAAATGTATCAAATTCCTCATCTAGCTCATCTGGATGTACATTCTCAGCCTGTGAAATTCGTGCATCCATATGAGGAGGCTTTCGGGGCCTGAACTGGTAGTTCCATAAACCAATCACACACAAGTAGAGAAATATTGTAGGTAGGATTAGTTCCGGGTAGCAGACCAGGATCAAGAAAAGTACATGAACGAGACATGTTGTCAAGGGATTTCTCCAGTTGCAAATGCCGTCTAACCATTTCCAGATAGCTGAAACTCCTGAGAGGAGTGAAATTATTCGGTAAAAGTTTGCCTTGCTTCTCCTGAGGCTCCACATGTGATAGTCAACATCAAGCATATACTCAACCGTTTCTCGTCTTAGAGGTGGTTCTGCCCTGCTTAATCGTGCTGCAACTATCTGCATTGCTTGATGTCGAAGCCAGTCAATGTGGCGAACAGATATAGGCTGGACATAGTGCATTTTTGGTAGTAATGGCTTGCTATATTGAGTTAACATGTTAACCCAAGATACACAAGTGAATCGGATGGCTAAATGAAGCTCTCCGTGTTTTTTTAGACCGGAGGGTTGTAGAACGAGCAACGGATAATTATGTGTATAAATTCGATCAATTTCAAGAGTTGATAGACGAATTCTTACCTTCCCGATTTTCTGATCTCTTGCGTCCTCTTTGTTTCCATTAACATGGAAATTGTCAAATACACCAATGGTAATGACTGTGCAAGGATCATAAACTTCCCATGTATACTGTTCATTCCACTTGGGAGACAATGTGTTGAGCAGAGTTCTAGTACGTACCCATTTATTTCCATACTTGGCTACACAATACGCATCTGTACTTCCACCTTCTCTGCTTTTCATTGGTAGCAGATTTTGGGCACTCAGTATCCCTACTTCAAGAATTCCGATTCTTGATTTCCTCAGGTACTTTGATGATGGCTGAAGATCGCTACTAAAATGAGTCGTTTCGTCTAAGACATGGTACCCAACGTCTAAGCAGAGGCAAAGCCGGATTTTGCTAGAAAATTTGACTTCTTTCTCGCCATCTTCATGCACAGAGTGAGAAGGTTTCTGAAGGTTTAACCAGCGAGGATCTGGGAGCTTACTTGAATCCACCCTTGGTGGAATCTCTCTAACTGGTATCATTGTTCTTCCCATATTATCCTCCCTCCCCCCTTCACCGCGGTCTTCAACACTCACAATTAGGAAGTCATCAAAAGGCTCAGACGCTACCAGCATAAGCTCCTCATTCCAAGCAGCATTAACGTTCCTCGATTGGGAAGGCCGGGTGACCCTGATCTGGTGTCCTAGCTGGATTCTGACATAGGGCTGTGGTAGTCTTGTTCTATCAGAAGGCACAAGATCTTGGGCTTCAATAACATGGACACGAAGATAGTACAACTTAGGCGAGAAATAAACCTTTGATCGTGTACTTGCTAGGTTATGATGATTAATATCATGAGCATCACTATGCCATGCCTCGGGAAAAGCCTCATCAGCCTGTGTGCCGAGCCAAACTGCAAGCATAATCTCTCCTTTACCGGCCAATCTAT
This window contains:
- the LOC141672118 gene encoding multiple C2 domain and transmembrane region protein 6-like encodes the protein MGRLVVEVLEANDLMPKDGQGSASPFVDIDIDDQNQRTKTKVKDLNPSWNEKLVFKIDDLQDLSRKTIEVVIYNENTSHGHHNFLGRVRLSGLSVPRSQSEAMVQRYPLEKRGIFSHIRGDIALRLYLADGKDEDEASSDQPESPKEKTVKGAESRETPVQENVKKFNKKVQDDEFADFTKQKIKKKKEKEIRTFYSVGTGGSTGPMPPMQKPVVLETKTQFMPPRPAPGPPMVMQTQFPMQKPEFGLVETRPPVAARMGYLGGDKMASTYDLVEQVHYLYVNVVKARDLPAIDITGSLDPYVEVKVGNYRGLTKHLEHNQDPMWNSVFAFSKERLQSNVIEVIVRTKDLGKDDFVGKVVFDVVEVPLRVPPDSPLAPQWYRLAGKGEIMLAVWLGTQADEAFPEAWHSDAHDINHHNLASTRSKVYFSPKLYYLRVHVIEAQDLVPSDRTRLPQPYVRIQLGHQIRVTRPSQSRNVNAAWNEELMLVASEPFDDFLIVSVEDRGEGGREDNMGRTMIPVREIPPRVDSSKLPDPRWLNLQKPSHSVHEDGEKEVKFSSKIRLCLCLDVGYHVLDETTHFSSDLQPSSKYLRKSRIGILEVGILSAQNLLPMKSREGGSTDAYCVAKYGNKWVRTRTLLNTLSPKWNEQYTWEVYDPCTVITIGVFDNFHVNGNKEDARDQKIGKVRIRLSTLEIDRIYTHNYPLLVLQPSGLKKHGELHLAIRFTCVSWVNMLTQYSKPLLPKMHYVQPISVRHIDWLRHQAMQIVAARLSRAEPPLRRETVEYMLDVDYHMWSLRRSKANFYRIISLLSGVSAIWKWLDGICNWRNPLTTCLVHVLFLILVCYPELILPTIFLYLCVIGLWNYQFRPRKPPHMDARISQAENVHPDELDEEFDTFPSSRPTDLIRMRYDRMRSVAGRVQTVLGDLATQAERALAILSWRDSRATAIFIIFALMWATLFYLTPFQVIAVLHGLYWLRHPKFRNKMPSVPVNFFKRLPSKSDMLIS